In Helianthus annuus cultivar XRQ/B chromosome 3, HanXRQr2.0-SUNRISE, whole genome shotgun sequence, a single window of DNA contains:
- the LOC110931599 gene encoding uncharacterized protein LOC110931599, translating to MASNPWWPSSSDDEEEMFFANAVLRAGQILIEEEEEEEDFSSENVITTRLRINRDRQGAHEKLVNDYFSDEPLYNADIFRRRFRMSRRLFTRIANDLAGLDPFFTQRPDARNYEGFTTLQKCTAAIRQLAYGTVADALDEYLQMSARTTRECLYRFCHNVVKLYSKKYLRKPNAYDVQQLYQAHEARHGFPGMLGSIDFSGVEYRRGYYLADGIYPSWSTIVKTIPYPEDEKRKKFAKRQEAARKDIERAFGVLQKKWVIVAQPARAFTPKRLRLCMYACILLHNMIIEDEGWAICEYDENASWGNTVPVDPPQQDLNSFSLTNDFTHANLQQDLVEHIWNNVNMVDGDGAEDEEE from the exons ATGGCTTCTAATCCTTGGTGGCCCTCGTCTTCGGATGACGAAGAGGAGATGTTTTTCGCAAACGCTGTACTACGGGCGGGACAAATTCTaatagaagaggaagaggaagaggaagactTCTCGTCTGAAAATGTTATTACCACACGACTACGGATTAACAGAGACCGCCAAG GAGCGCACGAGAAATTGGTGAACGATTATTTTTCGGATGAACCACTTTACAACGCCGACATTTTCAGACGCAGGTTCCGAATGAGTCGCCGCTTATTCACACGGATTGCTAATGATTTGGCGGGGCTAGACCCGTTTTTCACGCAACGTCCTGATGCTCGAAATTATGAAGGGTTTACAACGTTACAAAAGTGTACtgcggccattcgccaactggcGTACGGGACAGTGGCCGACGCTTTGGACGAGTACTTACAAATGTCGGCAAGAACTACGCGGGAATGTTTGTATCGGTTTTGCCATAATGTGGTGAAACTGTATAGCAAAAAATATTTGCGGAAACCAAACGCGTATGATGTTCAACAGTTGTACCAAGCTCATGAAGCAAGGCACGGGTTTCCGGGAATGCTTGGTAGCATTGATT TTTCTGGGGTTGAGTATAGACGTGGGTATTATCTTGCTGACGGGATATATCCGTCTTGGTCTACAATTGTAAAGACTATTCCATATCCCGAGGacgaaaaaaggaaaaaattcgCCAAGCGTCAAGAAGCTGCAAGAAAAGACATCGAACGTGCTTTTGGTGTCTTACAAAAAAAATGGGTCATCGTTGCACAACCGGCACGTGCGTTCACACCAAAAAGGTTGCGTCTTTGTATGTACGCTTGCATTTTGCTCCATAACATGATTATTGAAGACGAAGGTTGGGCGATTTGTGAGTATGATGAGAATGCATCTTGGGGGAACACTGTCCCGGTTGATCCCCCACaacaggatttaaactcgttcTCGCTAACAAACGACTTCACGCATGCAAATCTTCAACAAGATTTGGTAGAACATATTTGGAACAACGTTAACATGGTGGACGGTGACGGAGCCGAAGACGAAGAAGAGTAG